The Lutibacter sp. Hel_I_33_5 genome has a window encoding:
- a CDS encoding response regulator transcription factor — MKRKVQVHIADDHKIVIEGVIAVINTESSIEVKGYSQTGTKVIKWLEKNSADVLILDISMPEVGGIEVLRYFKEKGIEQKTIILSSFDDPNFVKEIMEIGAKGYISKNNAGEHIVNAILKVANGGTYFSDDIKENLFKVFTGEEAVEGDFPKGFFISEELTDREVEVLRLIAKELNTSEIAKKINVSENTVKTHRQKLLKKLNVKNSVGLAMYAVKHKII, encoded by the coding sequence ATGAAGAGAAAAGTTCAAGTTCACATTGCAGATGATCATAAGATAGTAATCGAAGGAGTCATTGCAGTAATAAATACGGAAAGTAGCATTGAGGTAAAAGGATATTCTCAGACCGGTACGAAAGTAATTAAATGGTTAGAGAAAAATTCTGCTGATGTTTTAATATTAGACATAAGCATGCCAGAAGTTGGAGGAATTGAAGTTTTGCGATATTTTAAAGAAAAAGGAATAGAGCAAAAAACAATTATCCTATCTAGTTTTGATGACCCAAATTTTGTTAAAGAAATTATGGAAATTGGAGCAAAAGGATATATTTCTAAAAACAATGCTGGAGAGCACATTGTAAATGCCATTTTGAAAGTTGCAAATGGAGGTACTTACTTTAGTGACGATATAAAAGAAAACTTATTTAAGGTTTTTACAGGTGAAGAAGCTGTAGAGGGAGATTTCCCAAAGGGCTTTTTTATTTCAGAAGAGTTAACAGATAGAGAAGTAGAAGTACTTCGGTTAATAGCAAAAGAATTGAATACATCTGAAATTGCTAAAAAAATTAATGTAAGTGAAAATACAGTTAAAACACATAGACAAAAATTATTAAAAAAATTAAATGTAAAAAATTCAGTAGGCTTAGCAATGTATGCGGTTAAACATAAAATTATATAG
- a CDS encoding DUF4293 domain-containing protein, with product MIQRIQSIYLILASAVAGGLIFVCNLWSSLTTNVFAIDLFNESELLKKIIPVLFIVSAIISFCTIFLFKNRQLQFVLGRIVILINFFLLGILVYVSLTLSGEAAVSKKGIGMFLPLVVVLLLVLANKAIKKDEDLVKSVDRLR from the coding sequence ATGATACAAAGAATACAATCAATCTATTTAATACTAGCATCCGCAGTAGCTGGTGGGTTGATTTTTGTGTGTAACTTATGGTCGTCTTTAACAACTAATGTTTTTGCTATAGATTTGTTTAATGAGTCAGAATTATTAAAAAAAATAATCCCTGTTCTTTTTATAGTATCAGCAATCATTAGTTTTTGTACTATTTTTCTGTTTAAGAATAGGCAATTACAATTTGTATTAGGACGCATTGTTATTTTGATTAACTTTTTTTTATTAGGAATATTAGTATATGTATCACTAACATTATCTGGAGAAGCTGCTGTTTCTAAGAAGGGTATTGGGATGTTTTTACCGCTTGTTGTGGTTTTGCTTTTAGTTTTAGCAAATAAAGCAATTAAGAAGGATGAAGATCTTGTAAAATCTGTAGATAGATTACGATAA
- the rho gene encoding transcription termination factor Rho, with the protein MFEISDLKAKTLADLQEIAKKVGLTKTSQLKKLDLVYKILDIQAANPTTSEPKKTEKPKRKRVAKKPTGENVTTNKPVESKKQPVVEKVETTKVKTPKAEATKEVSKPKESVSEKKAEVPVKNNPQQNKGNNKNNNQSKNNHQRNNNNNRNPKNGNRYRDPDFEFDGIIESEGVLEMMPDGYGFLRSSDYNYLSSPDDIYVSQSQIKLFGLKTGDTVKGNVRPPKEGEKYFPLIRVSKINGLNPNIVRDRVSFEHLTPLFPQEKFNLAEKGSSLSTRIIDLFSPLGKGQRGMIVAQPKTGKTMLLKDVANAIASNHPEVYQIVLLIDERPEEVTDMQRSVRGEVVASTFDEPADKHVRVANIVLEKAKRLVECGHDVVILLDSITRLARAYNTVAPASGKILSGGIDANALHKPKRFFGAARNIENGGSLTIIATALTETGSKMDEVIFEEFKGTGNMELQLDRNISNRRIYPAIDLIKSSTRRDDLLLDAKTVQRMWVLRKYLADMNPIEAMEFINERIKFSKNNDEFLISMNG; encoded by the coding sequence ATGTTCGAAATCTCGGATCTTAAGGCTAAAACTTTAGCTGATTTACAAGAAATAGCCAAAAAAGTAGGCCTTACCAAAACCAGTCAATTAAAAAAATTAGATTTGGTTTATAAAATACTAGATATTCAGGCTGCTAATCCAACAACTAGTGAGCCTAAGAAAACTGAAAAGCCAAAAAGAAAACGAGTGGCTAAAAAACCTACTGGTGAAAATGTTACTACCAACAAACCAGTAGAAAGTAAAAAACAACCTGTTGTTGAAAAAGTTGAAACTACTAAAGTTAAAACACCTAAAGCAGAAGCTACAAAAGAGGTTTCAAAACCTAAAGAAAGTGTATCAGAAAAAAAAGCTGAAGTTCCTGTAAAAAATAATCCTCAACAAAATAAAGGTAATAACAAGAACAACAATCAATCTAAAAATAATCACCAAAGAAATAATAACAACAATAGAAATCCAAAAAACGGAAATCGATATAGAGATCCTGATTTTGAATTTGATGGAATTATAGAAAGTGAAGGTGTTTTAGAAATGATGCCAGACGGTTATGGTTTTTTACGTTCATCGGATTACAACTATTTATCATCTCCAGATGATATTTATGTATCGCAATCTCAAATTAAATTATTTGGTTTAAAAACTGGTGATACAGTTAAAGGAAATGTGAGACCTCCTAAAGAAGGTGAAAAATACTTTCCTTTAATTAGAGTTTCAAAAATTAACGGACTAAATCCTAATATTGTTAGAGATAGAGTTTCTTTTGAGCATTTAACGCCGTTATTTCCTCAAGAAAAATTCAATTTAGCAGAAAAAGGAAGTTCACTTTCTACACGAATTATCGATTTGTTTTCTCCTTTAGGAAAAGGACAACGTGGTATGATTGTAGCACAACCTAAAACTGGTAAAACAATGTTATTAAAGGATGTTGCCAATGCAATTGCATCGAATCATCCAGAAGTATATCAAATTGTTTTATTAATTGATGAACGTCCAGAAGAAGTTACAGATATGCAGCGTAGTGTACGTGGTGAAGTAGTTGCTTCTACTTTTGACGAACCTGCGGATAAACATGTACGTGTTGCCAACATTGTTTTAGAAAAAGCAAAACGTTTGGTTGAATGTGGTCATGATGTTGTAATTCTTTTAGATTCTATTACACGTTTAGCTAGAGCCTATAATACTGTCGCTCCTGCTTCTGGAAAAATTCTTTCTGGTGGTATAGATGCAAATGCTTTACATAAACCAAAACGTTTCTTTGGTGCTGCACGTAACATAGAAAATGGTGGTTCTTTAACGATTATTGCTACCGCACTTACAGAAACTGGTTCTAAAATGGATGAAGTAATCTTTGAAGAATTTAAAGGTACTGGTAATATGGAACTACAATTAGATAGAAATATTTCTAATAGAAGAATCTATCCAGCAATTGATTTAATTAAATCTTCTACTAGACGTGACGATTTATTATTAGATGCTAAAACTGTACAAAGAATGTGGGTATTACGTAAATACTTAGCAGATATGAACCCTATTGAAGCAATGGAATTTATTAACGAACGTATTAAGTTCTCTAAAAATAACGATGAGTTTTTAATCTCTATGAACGGATAA
- a CDS encoding peptidylprolyl isomerase, giving the protein MAILSKIRERSMFLILVIGLALFAFVLDPSTIGDFFNSSKVNEIGEVDGETITRQEFAQEIEDYKTRTGNRGSEMQAAKNVWDELVKKKIYKNLLEDAGVSVGEEDVWRQMVNIPNIKNNPEYQNEAGIFDADKFKQFLKDAETNNPQLFTAWTKYMNQLRDNSKITIYNNLVSAGLGASLKEGETKYVSENTKLSAQYVYVPYTSIADSLVTVSDSEIKGYINSHQNEFKTEATRDLAYMQFDISPTAADEETIKAEVAKLLEDKEEFSTVTKGQVIVKGFRNTDNVAEFLSENPSDVNLDTNFKFKNQLSSEIAEGVSNGKLGDVFGPYKDAGFFKISKITEVVSMPDSVKASHILIPFIGSRSATAETKQTEEQAKKTADSLVSVLKRNSRKFTALAKELSADKSNADKGGELDWFNYSRMVPEFRDFAFQNKKGTIGIAKTAFGFHVIKIEDQKNYQNAVKLSTFGRKIIASEATENAVFQESENYAQAISKDVKNYLTISKEKNYSPKPAIGLKVLDENVPGLGNQRQIVSWAFNRDTKIGSYKRFDLEGKHVVAILTKNLEKGLLSPEKANGRVKPILLNEKKAQIIMEKMVGGNLAELSKANNTSVRQASGITLKTPTLTGVGASPKVVGAMINAKENQLYNKIEGTKGVFAFVVNTKELPTLLPNYDAERKRMSEQLRNKTFSMYEAVKKATEIKDERSNFYGI; this is encoded by the coding sequence ATGGCAATTTTATCTAAAATTAGAGAACGTTCAATGTTCTTAATACTTGTAATTGGTTTAGCACTTTTTGCATTTGTTTTAGACCCTTCTACGATAGGAGATTTTTTTAACTCAAGTAAAGTAAACGAAATAGGTGAAGTAGATGGAGAAACCATTACTAGACAGGAGTTTGCGCAAGAAATAGAAGACTATAAAACAAGAACTGGAAATAGAGGTTCTGAAATGCAAGCAGCTAAAAATGTTTGGGATGAATTGGTAAAGAAGAAAATTTACAAAAATCTTTTAGAAGATGCTGGTGTTAGTGTTGGTGAAGAAGATGTTTGGAGACAAATGGTTAATATTCCTAATATCAAAAACAATCCTGAATATCAAAATGAAGCTGGAATTTTTGATGCAGATAAGTTTAAGCAATTCTTAAAAGATGCTGAAACAAACAATCCACAACTTTTTACTGCCTGGACAAAGTATATGAATCAACTTAGAGATAATTCTAAGATAACTATTTATAATAACCTTGTTTCTGCTGGTCTAGGAGCTTCTTTAAAAGAAGGAGAAACTAAGTATGTAAGTGAAAACACAAAGTTGAGTGCACAATATGTGTATGTACCTTATACTTCTATTGCAGATAGCTTAGTAACAGTTTCTGATAGTGAGATTAAAGGATATATAAATAGTCATCAAAACGAATTTAAAACTGAAGCTACAAGAGATCTTGCTTATATGCAATTTGATATTTCTCCAACAGCAGCAGATGAAGAAACAATTAAAGCAGAGGTTGCTAAATTATTAGAAGATAAAGAAGAATTTAGTACTGTTACTAAAGGTCAGGTTATAGTAAAAGGATTTAGAAATACGGATAATGTAGCTGAGTTTTTATCAGAAAACCCTTCTGACGTTAATTTAGATACTAACTTTAAATTTAAGAATCAACTTTCTAGCGAAATTGCTGAAGGAGTTTCTAATGGTAAATTAGGAGATGTTTTTGGGCCTTATAAAGATGCTGGTTTTTTTAAGATTTCTAAAATAACAGAAGTTGTAAGCATGCCAGACTCTGTAAAAGCAAGTCATATATTAATTCCATTTATTGGCTCTAGATCTGCAACAGCAGAAACAAAACAAACAGAAGAACAAGCTAAAAAAACTGCTGATAGTTTAGTTAGTGTTTTAAAAAGAAATAGTAGAAAGTTTACTGCTTTAGCAAAAGAGCTTTCTGCAGATAAATCGAATGCAGATAAAGGTGGTGAATTAGATTGGTTTAATTACTCTAGAATGGTACCTGAGTTTAGAGACTTTGCTTTCCAAAACAAAAAAGGAACTATTGGTATTGCTAAAACAGCATTTGGATTTCATGTAATTAAAATTGAAGATCAAAAGAATTATCAAAATGCTGTAAAGCTATCAACATTTGGTAGAAAAATAATAGCATCAGAGGCTACAGAAAACGCAGTTTTTCAAGAATCGGAAAATTACGCACAAGCAATTTCTAAAGATGTGAAAAATTACTTAACTATTTCTAAGGAGAAAAATTATTCACCAAAACCTGCTATTGGTTTAAAAGTGTTAGATGAAAATGTTCCTGGTTTAGGAAATCAACGTCAAATTGTTTCTTGGGCATTTAATAGAGATACAAAAATAGGTTCTTATAAAAGGTTTGATTTAGAAGGTAAGCATGTTGTAGCTATCCTTACTAAGAATTTAGAAAAAGGGTTGTTGTCTCCAGAAAAAGCAAACGGAAGAGTAAAACCAATTCTGTTAAACGAAAAGAAAGCACAAATCATTATGGAAAAAATGGTTGGAGGTAATTTAGCTGAATTAAGTAAGGCTAATAACACTTCTGTTAGACAAGCGTCTGGTATTACATTAAAAACGCCAACATTAACTGGTGTAGGTGCTTCGCCAAAAGTTGTTGGAGCAATGATTAACGCTAAAGAAAATCAATTATATAATAAAATTGAAGGAACAAAAGGAGTATTTGCTTTTGTAGTAAACACTAAAGAATTACCTACCTTATTACCTAATTATGATGCTGAAAGAAAAAGAATGTCTGAGCAACTAAGGAATAAGACATTTAGCATGTATGAAGCTGTTAAAAAAGCTACAGAAATTAAAGATGAAAGATCTAATTTCTACGGAATTTAA
- a CDS encoding hemolysin family protein: MEIQIIVIIISIILSAFFSGMEIAFVSANKLHLELEKKKKGFLSKVLSKITQKSSKFITTMLVGNNISLVIYSYFMGKLLVKFLPLSSFNEFTILLFQTLISTLIILITAEFLPKAIFRVYANQVIKIFALPAYFFYILFHFISEFITLISDFCLKIFFKTDADKEQTEFSKEELGNYISEQLETGNEDEEVDSEIQIFQNALEFQNVKAREVMVPRTEIMAVEVHETVTNLKQLFIETGYSKILVYKNSLDEIIGYVNAFELFKKPKTIKSILLPVEIVPESMMINDVLNSLIKKRKSIAVVIDEYGGTSGIITVEDVVEELFGEIEDEHDTQDFLEEKINETEYHFSARLEVDYLNEEYDLNIPKEEAYETLGGFIIHQTENIPEQDQEITIENFVIKILKVSSSKIDTLYLKVLPIEG, encoded by the coding sequence ATGGAAATACAAATCATTGTCATAATCATATCGATTATCTTATCTGCATTCTTTTCGGGGATGGAGATTGCATTTGTATCTGCCAATAAACTTCATTTAGAATTAGAGAAAAAAAAGAAAGGATTTCTTTCTAAAGTTCTTTCTAAAATTACACAAAAGTCATCCAAATTTATAACCACAATGTTAGTGGGTAATAATATTTCTTTGGTGATTTATAGTTATTTTATGGGGAAGTTACTTGTTAAGTTTTTACCATTAAGTAGCTTTAATGAGTTTACAATTTTATTATTTCAAACATTAATTTCTACGTTAATAATATTAATTACTGCAGAGTTTTTACCTAAAGCAATTTTTAGAGTCTATGCAAATCAAGTTATAAAAATATTTGCGTTACCAGCTTATTTCTTTTATATATTGTTTCATTTTATTTCTGAATTTATAACATTAATATCTGATTTTTGTTTAAAGATTTTCTTTAAAACAGATGCAGATAAGGAGCAGACAGAATTTAGTAAAGAGGAATTGGGGAATTATATTTCTGAGCAATTAGAAACGGGTAATGAAGATGAAGAAGTAGATTCAGAAATTCAAATTTTTCAAAATGCTTTAGAGTTTCAAAATGTGAAAGCTAGAGAGGTTATGGTTCCAAGAACTGAGATTATGGCTGTTGAAGTTCATGAAACAGTAACAAATTTAAAACAACTCTTTATAGAGACTGGGTATTCTAAAATTTTGGTTTATAAAAATTCGTTAGACGAAATTATTGGTTATGTAAATGCATTTGAACTGTTTAAAAAACCAAAAACGATTAAGTCAATTTTATTGCCTGTAGAAATCGTTCCAGAATCTATGATGATTAATGATGTTTTAAATAGTTTGATAAAAAAGCGAAAAAGTATTGCTGTTGTTATTGATGAATATGGTGGAACTTCAGGAATCATTACAGTTGAAGATGTTGTGGAAGAATTATTTGGAGAAATAGAAGATGAACATGATACTCAAGACTTTCTGGAAGAAAAAATTAATGAAACAGAATATCATTTTTCTGCACGATTAGAAGTGGATTATTTAAATGAAGAATATGATTTAAATATTCCGAAAGAGGAAGCCTATGAAACTTTAGGAGGATTTATCATTCATCAAACAGAAAATATTCCAGAGCAAGACCAAGAAATTACTATAGAGAATTTTGTAATTAAAATCTTAAAGGTCAGTTCGTCTAAAATAGATACACTTTATTTAAAAGTGTTGCCAATAGAGGGCTAG
- the lptC gene encoding LPS export ABC transporter periplasmic protein LptC, which yields MVKHIKILFKSIAIVCSIAMFFSCTNTNKEVRDFLADKNLPIGVAKNAFHVYKDSGKVTSKLITPLLHDFSNRDKHPYNEFPKGLKIINFENDGKDSVTILGDYALSYSKTAISEIKGNVVVLNHTENSRLETEQMFWDQNTQYFVSEKPFTFMKQNDTIRGVGFESKEDLSKWVSKNISGNLETTEQ from the coding sequence ATGGTAAAACATATCAAGATATTATTTAAAAGCATTGCTATTGTTTGTTCAATAGCAATGTTTTTTTCTTGTACAAATACCAATAAAGAAGTTAGAGATTTTCTAGCGGACAAAAATTTACCTATCGGTGTGGCAAAAAATGCTTTTCATGTTTATAAGGACTCCGGTAAAGTAACATCAAAATTAATCACACCTCTTTTACATGATTTTAGTAACAGGGATAAACATCCATATAACGAGTTTCCAAAAGGTTTAAAAATCATCAATTTTGAAAATGATGGAAAAGATTCTGTAACTATTTTAGGTGATTATGCGTTGTCATATTCTAAAACAGCCATTTCAGAAATTAAAGGAAATGTAGTTGTACTAAATCATACAGAAAACTCAAGATTAGAAACAGAACAAATGTTTTGGGATCAAAATACCCAATATTTTGTTTCGGAGAAACCGTTTACTTTTATGAAACAAAATGATACCATTAGAGGTGTTGGTTTTGAGTCTAAAGAAGATTTAAGTAAATGGGTGTCTAAAAATATTTCAGGAAACTTAGAAACAACAGAACAATGA
- a CDS encoding type III pantothenate kinase — MNLIIDVGNTRVKAAVFKQDTLVELFILDTSRIVSEIKKIVKKRNITSIIVSSVAKISDYKLKRISILADTLLVSSKTKVPFKNLYKTPQTLGVDRIALASGVIHKYRNKNVLVIDAGTCITFDFVNNKKEYLGGAISPGVEMRYKALHNFTGKLPLIEKKIPDNFIGNSTNESMNSGIVNGVIKEIEGVISQYKEKYTDLTVVLTGGDTNFLAKQLKSSIFANQNFLLEGLNTLLIYNKEE, encoded by the coding sequence ATGAATTTAATTATTGATGTAGGAAATACTAGAGTTAAAGCAGCTGTCTTTAAGCAAGATACTTTAGTGGAGCTTTTTATTTTGGATACATCAAGAATTGTTTCTGAAATAAAAAAAATTGTAAAAAAAAGAAATATTACTTCAATTATAGTGTCTTCGGTTGCAAAAATTAGTGATTATAAGTTAAAAAGGATATCGATTTTAGCAGATACCTTGCTAGTTTCGTCAAAAACTAAAGTACCTTTTAAAAATTTATACAAAACTCCACAAACTTTAGGAGTTGATAGAATAGCATTAGCATCTGGAGTAATACATAAATATAGGAATAAAAATGTGCTGGTTATTGATGCTGGAACTTGTATCACGTTTGATTTTGTAAATAATAAAAAAGAATATTTAGGCGGGGCAATTTCACCAGGTGTAGAAATGAGGTATAAAGCATTGCATAATTTTACTGGAAAATTACCATTAATTGAAAAAAAGATACCTGATAACTTCATTGGAAATTCTACGAATGAAAGTATGAATTCTGGTATTGTAAATGGGGTTATAAAAGAAATTGAAGGTGTAATTTCTCAGTATAAAGAAAAATATACAGATTTAACAGTAGTTTTAACAGGTGGAGATACAAATTTCTTGGCTAAACAATTAAAAAGTAGCATATTTGCCAATCAAAATTTTCTACTAGAGGGTTTAAATACATTATTGATATATAATAAAGAGGAATGA
- a CDS encoding pseudouridine synthase translates to MDSNKNSSRGRQAGKNSTPQNKKRFQKPFKKKQSGAPKSDTSGIRLNKYIANSGVCSRREADTYIEHGSVAVNGKLVTEMGYKVQPGDEVRFDGTLLSIEKKRYVLLNKPKNYITTMDDERGRKTVMDLVANATSERIYPVGRLDRMTTGLLLFTNDGELAKKLTHPKHVIRKLYHASLDRKLDMKDLDKLRGDVVIGGKKVFIDAVSYVEGEKKTEVGIEIHSGRNRIVRKIFEHIGYKVVKLDRVVFAELTKKNLPRGRWRELTSQETINLQNL, encoded by the coding sequence ATGGATTCAAATAAAAACTCGTCGAGAGGACGACAAGCTGGCAAAAACAGCACTCCTCAGAATAAAAAAAGATTTCAAAAACCTTTTAAGAAAAAACAATCTGGGGCTCCAAAAAGCGATACTTCAGGAATTCGTTTAAATAAATACATTGCTAATTCAGGAGTTTGCTCTAGGCGTGAAGCTGATACATATATTGAGCATGGAAGTGTTGCTGTAAACGGGAAATTAGTTACAGAAATGGGTTATAAAGTTCAGCCTGGCGATGAAGTTCGCTTTGATGGAACTTTACTTTCTATCGAAAAAAAGCGTTACGTTTTATTAAACAAACCTAAAAATTATATTACTACCATGGATGATGAACGAGGTAGGAAAACAGTAATGGATTTAGTGGCTAATGCAACTTCTGAGCGTATTTATCCTGTAGGGAGATTAGATAGAATGACAACAGGTTTGCTGTTATTTACTAATGATGGTGAATTAGCTAAAAAATTAACACATCCAAAACATGTTATTCGTAAATTATATCACGCATCTTTAGATAGAAAACTTGATATGAAAGATTTAGATAAATTAAGAGGTGATGTAGTTATTGGAGGTAAAAAAGTATTTATTGATGCAGTTTCTTATGTAGAAGGTGAAAAGAAAACAGAAGTTGGGATAGAAATACATTCAGGAAGAAATAGAATCGTTCGTAAAATATTTGAGCATATTGGATATAAAGTAGTAAAACTAGATAGAGTTGTTTTTGCAGAGTTAACCAAGAAGAATTTACCAAGAGGTAGATGGCGAGAGTTAACATCTCAAGAAACCATTAATTTACAGAATTTGTAA
- a CDS encoding geranylgeranylglycerol-phosphate geranylgeranyltransferase yields MATTKPIVLLYKLFSFLSVIRGYNILVLVAAQYLAAIFIFSPKKSPRAVILDSHLFYIVLASVFVVAAGYIINNFYDSKADTINRPLKTGIDSYIKQSTKLSIYFFLNIVGVSIGFLVSWRVALFFSIYIFGIWFYSHKLKRFPFTGIFSATILMMLPFFAVFIYFKNFSKIIFVHAIFLFLVIMVRELIKELENIKGAIINNYKTFPVAYGEKRTKQVSIFLLFLTVIPIVILFSYPAISLMKYYFYFALLILIFVGIYLWVSTKRKQYGFLHNVLKFLLVIGVLSLLFIDTSLIVEKVIDKLN; encoded by the coding sequence ATGGCTACTACTAAACCAATTGTATTATTATATAAACTATTCAGTTTTTTATCGGTTATAAGAGGGTACAATATTTTGGTATTGGTTGCTGCTCAATACTTAGCAGCTATATTTATTTTCTCTCCCAAAAAATCACCCAGAGCTGTAATTTTAGATAGTCATTTATTTTATATTGTTTTAGCCTCAGTTTTTGTGGTTGCTGCTGGTTATATTATCAATAATTTTTACGATTCTAAAGCAGATACTATTAATAGGCCTTTAAAAACGGGGATAGATAGTTATATAAAACAATCAACAAAACTGTCTATTTATTTCTTTTTAAATATTGTAGGTGTTAGTATTGGATTTTTAGTTTCTTGGCGTGTTGCTTTGTTTTTCTCAATATATATATTCGGAATTTGGTTCTACTCCCATAAATTGAAACGATTCCCTTTTACAGGAATTTTTTCAGCAACAATTTTAATGATGTTACCATTTTTTGCAGTTTTTATTTACTTTAAAAACTTTTCTAAAATCATATTTGTGCACGCAATTTTTCTTTTTTTAGTGATTATGGTGCGTGAATTAATTAAAGAATTAGAAAATATAAAAGGAGCTATAATAAATAATTATAAAACCTTTCCAGTAGCGTACGGAGAAAAAAGAACAAAACAAGTTTCAATATTCTTATTGTTTTTAACGGTAATTCCTATTGTAATATTATTTAGTTATCCAGCTATAAGTTTGATGAAATATTATTTCTATTTTGCTCTATTGATATTGATTTTTGTGGGAATCTATTTATGGGTTTCTACTAAAAGGAAACAATACGGTTTTCTACATAATGTTCTAAAGTTTCTTTTAGTTATTGGTGTTTTATCATTACTTTTTATCGATACAAGTTTAATTGTAGAAAAAGTGATTGATAAATTAAACTAG
- a CDS encoding mevalonate kinase codes for MKGPLFYAKILLFGEYGIIKDSKGLAIPFNSYKGALKTSENSSEEYLQSNKNLLALYNYLVDIDTDLVSFDLETLKADIDNGMYFDSSIPQGYGVGSSGALVASIYDRYASDKITVLENLTRDKLLKLKAIFSLMESFFHGKSSGLDPLNSYLSLPILINSKENIEPAGIPSQKEGKGAVFLLDSEQVGETEPMVNIFMNKMKNEGFKKMLNEEFVKHTDACIDDFLHGNIKSLFGNVKNLSKVVLTNFKPMIPTAFHKVWEKGIATNDYYLKLCGSGGGGYILGFAQDYQKAQESLKDYKLELVYRF; via the coding sequence ATGAAAGGACCATTATTTTATGCTAAAATATTGCTCTTTGGAGAATATGGCATTATTAAGGATTCTAAAGGACTAGCAATACCTTTTAACTCTTATAAAGGAGCTTTAAAAACTTCTGAAAATTCATCAGAAGAATATTTACAATCAAATAAAAACTTACTGGCTTTATATAACTACTTAGTTGACATAGATACTGATTTAGTTTCTTTTGACTTAGAAACATTAAAGGCAGATATTGATAACGGGATGTATTTCGATTCTTCTATTCCACAAGGTTATGGTGTTGGAAGTTCTGGTGCTTTAGTGGCATCAATTTATGATCGATATGCAAGCGATAAAATTACTGTTTTAGAAAATTTAACTCGCGATAAATTATTAAAGTTAAAAGCTATATTTTCTTTAATGGAATCATTCTTTCACGGAAAAAGTTCTGGTTTAGATCCATTAAACTCATATTTAAGTTTACCAATTTTAATCAACTCTAAAGAAAATATTGAGCCTGCTGGAATTCCTTCACAAAAAGAAGGGAAAGGAGCAGTCTTCTTATTAGATTCAGAGCAAGTTGGTGAAACAGAACCTATGGTTAACATCTTTATGAATAAGATGAAAAATGAAGGGTTCAAAAAAATGTTGAATGAAGAATTTGTTAAACATACAGATGCTTGTATCGATGATTTTTTACATGGAAACATTAAATCGTTATTCGGGAATGTTAAAAACCTTTCTAAAGTAGTTTTAACTAATTTTAAACCGATGATTCCAACAGCTTTTCATAAAGTTTGGGAAAAAGGAATTGCAACAAACGATTATTACTTAAAACTTTGCGGATCAGGTGGTGGTGGTTATATTTTAGGATTTGCCCAAGACTATCAAAAAGCCCAAGAAAGTTTAAAAGACTACAAATTAGAGTTGGTGTATAGATTTTAG
- a CDS encoding toxin-antitoxin system YwqK family antitoxin: MKTSTLVIIMFVGFLTSSINAQETVWFDSNWNITSKQKATYYRPIPAKKGNGFWIVDFYKNGVKQMEGFSSVNTPLKEEYEGVVMYFHTNGNPYQKVRYEKGRLHGKREVYYESGEVKEQGKYNKGMRAGIWKEFYKSGKIKIKGKYKDGEKVGVWKTFYKNE, from the coding sequence ATGAAAACTTCAACATTAGTTATTATAATGTTTGTTGGGTTTTTAACTTCCTCAATAAACGCTCAAGAAACCGTTTGGTTTGATAGCAATTGGAATATTACATCCAAACAAAAAGCAACATATTATAGACCAATTCCAGCTAAGAAAGGAAATGGATTTTGGATTGTAGATTTTTACAAAAACGGTGTAAAACAAATGGAAGGTTTTAGTTCTGTTAATACTCCTTTGAAAGAAGAATATGAGGGTGTAGTGATGTATTTTCATACGAATGGAAACCCGTACCAAAAGGTCCGTTACGAAAAAGGAAGGTTACATGGAAAGCGTGAAGTCTATTATGAAAGTGGCGAAGTAAAGGAGCAAGGGAAATATAATAAAGGCATGCGCGCAGGAATTTGGAAAGAGTTTTATAAAAGCGGAAAAATTAAAATTAAAGGAAAATATAAGGATGGCGAAAAAGTTGGTGTTTGGAAAACTTTTTATAAAAATGAATAG